The following nucleotide sequence is from Candidatus Cloacimonadaceae bacterium.
GAAACCAAAGAGCCGGATATCATCCTGACCGATATGCAGATGCGTGATCAGTTCGCAGGGCTGTCCGATCTCGGGAAGCTTTTCATAAGTGCTGATCGGAATCTTGAGCTCGAAAGCCAGCCCCATCGCGGTTTCGATCACCGCTTTGACCGGGCTTTTCTGATGGAGGATGCCTTTGATGTGATAGATCATGAGATGAACTTTATCCTGTTGAAATGGCACATGGCGATGGCAAGCGCGTCATAAGCGTCATCCGGACGCGTGGACACGGAGAGTTGAAACAATTGATTGATCATATAGCGAACCTGCAATTTCGTGGCGTTTCCGTTTCCCACCACGGCTTTTTTTATCTCGCGGGGGGAATATTCATGGGTGGGTATTTTGTGCCGGGCGAGCGCCAGCAGGATCACTCCGCGGGCATGTCCAAGCGTGAAGATACTCTTGATGTGTTTTTGAAAGAACATGCTTTCGACTACCGCGAGGGAGGGTTTGTATTCTTCCAGCACGGCATCGATGCCGTCATAGAGAAGTTTCAAGCGGATCATCAGGTCTTTCTCTTTAGAAACGTCGATCACTTCGCAACCGGCGGCGACGATCCTTCTACCCTCTGCTTCAAGCAAGCCATAACCGCAAACGCGGCTGCCGGGATCGATTCCGATGATGATCACTCTCGTATATCAGTCTTTGCTTAGTTCTTCCATTACCGCGTCGGAGAGGGTGAAATTGCTATAGACTTTTTGCACGTCGTCCAGATCTTCCAGTATATCTATCAATTTCATCAGTCTGGCTGCCACTTCGTCGGCATTGACGGTGTTTTTGGGAACCCTTGTAAGCTCAGCGTTTAGCACCGGCAAACCCAGTTGTTCAAAGTTGTGCAGCACGGTGTGAAACTCCGTGGGTGAGGTATAGACCTCAAAGTTCTCGTCGTTGAGTTCCACGTCTTCTGCTCCCGCCTCCAAAGCCTGCAAAATAAACTCGTCTTCATCCATGCCCGCTGCGGGAACGTTGAAAAAGCCCTTTTGCTCGAAATTCCAGGATAC
It contains:
- the ruvC gene encoding crossover junction endodeoxyribonuclease RuvC, whose translation is MIIIGIDPGSRVCGYGLLEAEGRRIVAAGCEVIDVSKEKDLMIRLKLLYDGIDAVLEEYKPSLAVVESMFFQKHIKSIFTLGHARGVILLALARHKIPTHEYSPREIKKAVVGNGNATKLQVRYMINQLFQLSVSTRPDDAYDALAIAMCHFNRIKFIS